The genomic stretch GATCGGCCAGTACGACAACGGCGTCGGCTTCGGGCAGCGCCGGGTGTTGCTGGTCTGGAACCGCCTCATCATGCCCAATGGCCGCTCCATCGTGCTGGAGCGCCAGCCGGGCGCGGACGCCAAGGGCTATGCCGGGCTGGAGGACGGCGTCGATTATCATTGGGGGGAACTGTTCAAGGCGGCGGCGCTCTCGACGCTGCTCAGCATCGGCGCCAACGCGGGATCGTCCAGCGACGAAAGCGATTTGCTCAGCGCCATCCGCGACGGTGCTTCCGACAGCATCGGCCAGACAGGCCGGCAGATCGTCCAGCGCCAGCTCAACATCGCCCCGACGCTCACCATCCGGCCGGGCTTCGCCGTCCGGGTCATCGTCACCCGCGATCTCGTGCTCGAACCCTATGGAGCCACGCCATGACCAAACTGAAGCTCGGCCCCATCACTGAGACCAAGCCGGTGAAGGTGACAGTGGAGCTGCCCGCCGATCTGCACCGAGATCTCGCCGCCTATGCCGAGGTGCTCGGCCGCGAGAGCGGCCATCCGCCCACCGATCCCGTCCGCCTCATCGTACCAATGCTGGAGCGGTTCATCGCCACCGATCGGGCGTTCGCCAAAGCGAAGCGCGGCACGGCGGCGAGCGGGGGCAGGTCATCATGATGCCGACGCCTTCCGATCTCCGCCGGACCGATCGCGGAATACGATCGACATATCGCAACGCGCCGTCTTCACAGTTCGCGCAATCCGCCGATGCTGGAAGAATTGCGCGGCGTCAGGGCGAAGGCCAGCATCAGGATGAAGGGACAGGTGTCGTTACGGTTGGTCATCTCACAGACTGCGATTCCCATGTCCCGGCGCGCCGCTGATCGCCCGCAACGCCGGCTCCATGTCGTGTCCGGCGCTTTGCCCGACGACCTCTACGACTATATCCCGCAGGACGACATCGAGACGCCGGCCCCACGCATCGGTCGACCGCCGAAGCACGATGTCGAGACCTGGACCGTCACCGACGACTGGCCCGAGCGCGTGCCGGTGACAGAGGCCGAAATCGACCTGTTCGAGGCGTGGTTCGGCGACATTTTCGACGAGTTGTTCGGGCCATCCAAGTGAGCCATGATCGGCCTAGGCGATGCCCGTGCAGACGCATTTTTACTTGATTTAGTTGCTCTATGATGATAACTATAGGTGGTGATTTTCGATCCGCCGCCTGAGACTTTCGTCCGGCCTGGCGGGCGCCAGACGGAGGCACTACGCCATGACGACGCTGAAGGTCGGCATCGCCGATCCCGAGGAGATGAAAGCCCGCACACTGCGCATTGCACGGGGTGAGGAGAAGCCGTCGCCGGGCGATCCAACCGTCTGGTTCGCCTCGACCGAATCCTTCGCCCGCATCCTTTCGGCTCCCAATCGCGAGATGCTGCGCATCATCGCAGAGCAGGCCCCGGACTCGCTTGACGAACTGGCGGCGCTGACAGACCGGGCCAAGTCCAACCTGTCGCGCACGCTGAAGACGATGATCGGCTACGGCCTGATCCGTATGGAGCGAAGCGGCCGCAAGCTTGCGCCGAAGCTCATTCACGATCGCGTCGTGCTGGACTTGCCGCTGAAAGAATCTCGAAAGCGAACCGCCACGGCAGAGGGGGACCGATCATGAACGCTGAAACACCCAGCGTCGCCACCCGTGCCGCCCTCTATCTCCGCGTCTCGACCGCACGGCAGGCCGAGCATGACGTTTCCATCCCCGACCAGAAGCGCCAGGGCGAGGCCTACTGTCTGTCGCGCGGCTACCAACTCATCGACACCTTCGTGGAGCCGGGCGCGACTGCCACCAATGATCGCCGCCCTGAGTTCCAGCGCATGATCGGGGCGGGGACCACCAAGCCCGCGCCCTTCGATATCGTCGTCGTCCACTCGTTCAGCCGCTTCTTCCGCGACCACTTCGAGCTGGAATTCTACGTCCGCAAACTGGCGAAGAACGGCGTGAAGCTCGTTTCGATCACGCAGGAGATGGGCGACGATCCGATGCACGTCATGATGCGCCAGATCATGGCGCTGTTCGACGAGTATCAGTCCAAGGAGAACGGCAAGCACGTCATGCGCGCCTTGAAGGAGAACGCCCGGCAGGGCTTCTGGAACGGCGCGTTGCCGCCGATCGGCTACCGCATCGTCGCCGCCGAGCAGCGCGGGGCCAAGACCAAGAAAAAGCTGGAGATCGACCCGCTCCACGCCGACACGGTGCGGCTGATCTACCGGCTGGCGCTGGAGGGGAACGGCACGTCCGGGCCGATGGGCGTCAAGGCGATCGTCAGCCATCTCAACGCGCGCCGTATCTTCACCCGCGACGGCGGGCGCTGGGGCATCGGCCAGCTTCACCGTATTCTGACCCGGCGCACCTATATCGGCGAGCACGAGTTCAACAAGCGCTCCAAGACCAAGGAACTGAAGCCCATCAGCGAGATCGTCACGGTGCCCGTGCCGCCGCTGATCGACCTTGAGACGTTCGACGCCGTTCAGGCGCATCTGAAGGCCCGCAATCCCAAGGTCACGCCGCCGCGCGTTGTCAGCGGCCCGACCCTGCTGACGGGTATCTGCTTCTGCGAGAAGTGCGGTGGAGCCATGACCATCCGCACCGGCAAGGGCGGGCGTTATCGCTACTACACCTGCTCGATCAAGGCGCGGCAGGGCGAGACCGGCTGTTCGGGCCGCTCGATCCCGATGGAGAAGCTCGACACCATCGTCGCCAGCCATATCGAGGATCGGCTGCTCCAGCCCGACCGACTGGAAGAGGTGCTGGCCTCCGTCCTCGACCGCCGCCACGAACGGGCCGAACGCCGACAAGAGCATATCGCCGAGTTGAACCGCCGGGCGGCCGAGACCGATTTGCGGCTCAAGCGGCTCTATGACGCGATCGAATCAGGCGTGGCCGATATCACCGACCCCGCGCTGAAAGACCGTATCGCGGGTCTGAAGTCGCTTCGCGACCAGGCGCAGGTCGATGCCGAGCGGGCGCAGGCCATGCTCGAAAGCTCCGGCAATCGGGCGGTGACGCCCGCCACCGTGCGCCGGTTCGCCGACGTGGCGCGCCAGCGCATCCGTATCGACGGGGGCGGCTATCGGCGGGATCACCTGCGCGCCTTCGCCCAGCGGGTCGAGGTCGGAGAGGCCGAAGTTCGCATCATGGGATCGAAGGGAGAGCTGCTTCGCACGCTCACCGCCGTTTCCGGAGGGAAATCGACGGCAATCGGCGTGCCCAGCTTGGGACTGAAGTGGCGGAGAGGGTGTCCGAATCTAAGTGTTGCAGGACTGTTCAGCGCTTTTCTGACGGACAGTAAACTTAGAGATTTCCGGTATTTAGCTTTTCAGGGCGTTTCACGACACCCCACCCAATCGCAAATCCTATGGCGGGTTTGTAGGCGGGTGTGAAATGGGGCCTGATCCAACGCATAGCTCCCAGCTGGCCTGGAGATTTCTGTGGCGAAGCGCGGACTAGCGTCTAAGATTGGCGGACAAAAATCGTTATTGCAGAAATGTCGCAGGTCGACGTCAGATGCCACGCCAAGCCGCCGAACTCGGCGCTCTCGCCGTCAGCCGTATAGCCACTGCCGGCTACCACGCCGTCGGCGGGGTGGCGGGTTTATATCTGCAGGTTCTCCCCACAGGGGGCGGACCTGGATCCTGAGGGCGGACATCGGCGGTCGGCGTCGGGAGATGGGCCTGGGCGGCTATCCGAGCGTTACCCTGTCAGGCGCACGAGAGGCGGCGCGTGAAGCCCGAGACCTCATCCGCGCGGGCATAGACCCGATCGACAGGGCGCGGGCGGCGAAGGCCAGGTTGACCGTGACGTCCACTCAATCCGGATGGACCTTCCGGCAGGCGGGCGAAGCCTATGTCGCCACGCACGAGGCGGGCTGGAAGAACGCCAAGCATCGGGCTCAGTGGTCGTCGACCCTGGCCGCCTATGTCTATCCTGTCGTCGGGAATCTCGGCGTTGACGCGGTCGGTCTGTCTCATGTCATGGACATTCTCACGCCGATCTGGACCACGAAAACCGAGACCGGCAGACGTGTGCGGGGGCGGTTGGAGGCGGTTCTGGACTGGGCCGCGACGCGCGAGCTCCGGTCCGGACCGAACCCCGCCCGGTGGAAGGGGCATCTCGATAAGCTGCTGGCCGATCCCTCTAAGGTCTCGAGGGTCAGACATCACCGTGCACTGCCGATCGACGACATGCCCGGCTTCATCGCCCGTCTGGGCGAGGTCGGGGGCGTCGGAGCTCGGGCGCTTCTGTTCGGGATTCTCACCGCAGCCCGCTCCGGCGAGACCAGAGGCGCCACTTGGGGCGAGATGGATGTTGCGCGCGGAATTTGGACTGTACCACCAGAGCGCATGAAAGGGGGAAGGGCGCACCGCGCTGCGCTTTCCAGCGCCGCGCTCGCCCTCCTCGGCGTTCCCGGCAAGCCCGATGACCTCGTCTTTCCCGCTGCAAGCGGCGGGACCTTGTCGGACATGACCCTGACCAAGGTGCTGCGCGACATGAAGGTGGATGCGGTTCCGCACGGCTTCCGATCCACATTCCGGGATTGGGCGGCCGAGCGAACAGAACATGCGAATGAACTGGCGGAGATGGCGCTCGCTCACGCCGTGGGAAGCAAGGTCGAAGCCGCCTATCGTCGAGGCGACCTGTTTGCTCGGCGGGTTGCCCTGATGAATGATTGGGCGGTGTTTTGCGGTCTGGGTCGCTAAGCCCGTAGCACGGCATTTAGAGAGCGCCGCACCGCGACCGGGCGGCTCCCCGGCTGGTCGGGCTGCGCCTTTCCGGCGGAGGGAGGCCAAGCCGACTAAAGGGAAGGGGTGGGGGGGGGGGCGGCCATGCTTCGCTGCAAATGGCCTGAATCCGAGCGCTTTCCAATGCTCGCCGCTGGACGGATGAATACATCCGCCGGCCGGTTGGAGGCCATTCGAACCCAGCTTCAATTGCATGCGTCCGCCATAAGGCTTTCCGGCAACGCCGCCGACGGCCTTTTGGAGCGGGTGTTAACCGCGCTCCAACGGCTGAGAAGCATGAGCTAGGCTCAGGCCCATTCATCCGAGAGGCGCGATCTGATTCGGGCTCCCCGGGAGTCTTGTGCAGCGCCTCGCGTCCCTTCATGTGAAGGGCAGATCGCGAGTGACCTGCCCAGCCCCGACGTTCAGGCCGTCGTTGGTGATCCGGTCAATCGCCTCCCGCTTGAACGAAGCCGGAAACACCCGGCGTTCAACACGCATCAGACACTCCCCTCCAGCTCCGAAAAGCTAGCCTGCGTGTCCACCAAAGCGAGGCAGGACCAATGCGCGCATCCCGTCGTCCTGCATTCCAACCTCCGTCGCGTCATAATTGACGCGTCTCGACGATGCCGGGGTGAAAAGCAGTGTGCAACGTTCGGGTTGTGCAAATATACACCTAAAGATGTGACTGAGCGTCGCTTCTCCGTGCCTCGCCCGCGCTCGTTGAGAAGGGCGCCCGACGTGCAGTGGTCGCTCGACGCGCGGTGTCGCGCGGGTCAAGCGGCCGCGAGGGCGGCGCACTGCTCGGCCGTGACGAGCACGCCGCCCCGCACCACGAGCACCCGATCCGCACGCTTCAGCAGCGCCGGGCGGTGCGCGACGACGATGCGCGTGATCGGCAGGGCGGCGATCAGGTCCGCGATCAATTCTTCCGTCTCGACATCCAGGTTCGCCGTGCCCTCGTCTAGGACCAGAATCTTCGGCTGGCGGTAGAGGGCGCGCGCGAGCAGGACGCGCTGTTTTTGCCCCCCCGAGAGGGTCGAGCCCATGTCCCCGACGAGGGACAGATACTGCATCGGCATGCGGACGATGTCCTCGTGCACCTGGGCGGCCCAGGCGGCCTGGTGCACACGCTGCATGTCGAGATCGGGGTCGAAGAAGGCGATATTGTCCGCGATCGTGCCGGACAGAAGACGATCATCCTGAGCCACAACCCCGACCTGCTCGCGCCAGGCCCGCCAGGACGCGTTCGTCGCAGGACGTCCGTCGAGTTCGATCCGACCTCCGGTCGGCGCTTGAAGTCCTAGCATCAACTTCAGGAGCGTGGTCTTGCCGCCGCCTGACGCCCCTGTGATGGCAAGGAATTCCCCGGGTTCGACATCCAGGTTTAGCCCCTCGAGGATGAGGCGATCCGCGTCGCCATAGCGAAACTCGACATCGCGAAGCCGCATGCCGCCGCGCACCGCCAGGGCGGTAGGCGTGACCTGGGGGGTGTCGGCCTCTGCCGTCACGATGTCCGCGAGGCGATCAAGATGCAGGCCCAGGAACTTGAATTGGATGGCCTGGTTGATCAGCGCGTTCGCCCGGTCGGTGAAGGTCTGCCTGAACGATAGGAAGGCGAACAGCATGCCGACAGAAAATCCGGCTCCGTCCAAGATGATTTTGGCGCCCAGATAGATCACCAGAACGGTCTGCAGGCCAGTCACGAGGCCCTGTGTGAAGCTGAGCGATATCTGGAATTTTCCAACCGACACGGACGCATTGATCACGTTGGCGTAGAGATTTCGCCAGGCGCTCTCACGCTCCGCTTCACGGCCCATAATCTTGATGGTGGTCGCTGCGCGAACAGTCTCCATGATGTGCGACTGCTCATATGCCGTCGAGATGATCTGTTCCTCCGTCCGCGCCTTGAGCATCGGGAAGACGGTGAACGCGATCGCCAGGTTGGTCGCCACCGCCGCAACAACCACCGCAGCCAGGATTGGAGAATAGAGAAGCAGGATCACCACGGCGACGACGGCCATCAGGCCATCAATGATCGCGGCGATAACCCCTCGCGTGAGAACGTCCTGAATAGCGGACGCGGAGCCGATCCGCGAGATGATGTCCCCCACATGCCGCTTCTCGAACCAGTCGCTGCGCAGGCGCATCAGATGGCGGACGAGATTCCCGACCATCTGGAAGCTGAGGAGTTGACCGAAGACCTGCAGGGCCCAGGCGCGAAGCGCCTCAATCGCCGACTGGATCACGACGAGCGCTCCGAAGCCCAGCGCCAGCACCGTCAGCAGATCGCGGTCCGCCCTGAGTATGCCTTCATCGACGACCAGCTGCATCTGGAACGGCATGGCGAAGGCCGCGACCTGCAGGGCGACCGATAGTCCGAGAATCTGGAAGAAGGCCGGCCAGAAACCGACTATCTTTGACCAGAGGCTCGTGAGCCTGATGGGGGCGCGCGCGGTGATCGGCGCGAAGGTGTCAGACGGTGCGACCTCCAGCACCACCCCGGTGAAATGGTTGGAGAGTTCGGCCAGGGAGAGGGACCGCGCGCCTAGGGCGGGATCGTGGATGATCGCCTTGCCGTTTCGGATCGACTTCAGCACCACGAAATGGTTCAGGTCCCAGTGCAGAATGGCCGGAACGCGGACCTTTTCCAGCGCCTTCAGGTCAACCTTTAGAGCCCGCGGCGCCAAGCCGAGGCCGTCGGCGAGGCCCATTATGCTTCGGAGCGTCGCCCCGGACATCGACAGGGAAAACCTTTGCCTGAGGCCGTTCAGATCGACGTCGTGGCCATGAAAGCGCGCAATCATCGCCATACAGGCTAAGCCGCACTCCGCAGCCTCAGCGCCCTGGATAATCGGAAGCCGCTTACTGCGGCCGAAGTTCAGTTCGGGAAAGCCCGTCATTTGCGTCGTCCTGCGGCGTAGAGGGGATCCAGGAGCCATTCGAGGAGAGAGCGTCGGTCGATCACGACGTCGGCGTTGAGCAGCATGCCCGGCTGCAGGGGAACGCGTCGTCCATAGGCGGACACCGTGCTGCTCTTCATTCTGACGCGGACGCGGAAGACCGGTTCACTCGCCTGAAGGCCCGGAATGGCTACCTCCGCCGGAGCGAGCACCGTCCTGGACACCGACGTCACAACCCCTTCTCCCGTGCCGAACTTCTCGTGGGGAAAGGCCTGGTACATGAGCCGCACGTCCTGTCCCTCGTGAATGAAGCCCGACGCGCGCGTCGGTGCGTAGAGTTCGGCCTCAAGGGGAGAGTCGCCAGCTGTCATGACCGCGATCGCGACGCCAGGCTCGACGGTCTGCCCCTGATTGACGGGCAGGGCGGCCACCCGGCCGGCGACCGTGGCGACGACCACATAGGTCGACTGGACGGCCGCCTGGGTGACCTGCTGATCGAGGCCGGCGCGCGCCGTGCTTGCCTCCGCCGCGGCTA from Brevundimonas sp. SL130 encodes the following:
- a CDS encoding peptidase domain-containing ABC transporter, which codes for MAPGSPLRRRTTQMTGFPELNFGRSKRLPIIQGAEAAECGLACMAMIARFHGHDVDLNGLRQRFSLSMSGATLRSIMGLADGLGLAPRALKVDLKALEKVRVPAILHWDLNHFVVLKSIRNGKAIIHDPALGARSLSLAELSNHFTGVVLEVAPSDTFAPITARAPIRLTSLWSKIVGFWPAFFQILGLSVALQVAAFAMPFQMQLVVDEGILRADRDLLTVLALGFGALVVIQSAIEALRAWALQVFGQLLSFQMVGNLVRHLMRLRSDWFEKRHVGDIISRIGSASAIQDVLTRGVIAAIIDGLMAVVAVVILLLYSPILAAVVVAAVATNLAIAFTVFPMLKARTEEQIISTAYEQSHIMETVRAATTIKIMGREAERESAWRNLYANVINASVSVGKFQISLSFTQGLVTGLQTVLVIYLGAKIILDGAGFSVGMLFAFLSFRQTFTDRANALINQAIQFKFLGLHLDRLADIVTAEADTPQVTPTALAVRGGMRLRDVEFRYGDADRLILEGLNLDVEPGEFLAITGASGGGKTTLLKLMLGLQAPTGGRIELDGRPATNASWRAWREQVGVVAQDDRLLSGTIADNIAFFDPDLDMQRVHQAAWAAQVHEDIVRMPMQYLSLVGDMGSTLSGGQKQRVLLARALYRQPKILVLDEGTANLDVETEELIADLIAALPITRIVVAHRPALLKRADRVLVVRGGVLVTAEQCAALAAA
- a CDS encoding tyrosine-type recombinase/integrase, which gives rise to MAKRGLASKIGGQKSLLQKCRRSTSDATPSRRTRRSRRQPYSHCRLPRRRRGGGFISAGSPHRGRTWILRADIGGRRREMGLGGYPSVTLSGAREAAREARDLIRAGIDPIDRARAAKARLTVTSTQSGWTFRQAGEAYVATHEAGWKNAKHRAQWSSTLAAYVYPVVGNLGVDAVGLSHVMDILTPIWTTKTETGRRVRGRLEAVLDWAATRELRSGPNPARWKGHLDKLLADPSKVSRVRHHRALPIDDMPGFIARLGEVGGVGARALLFGILTAARSGETRGATWGEMDVARGIWTVPPERMKGGRAHRAALSSAALALLGVPGKPDDLVFPAASGGTLSDMTLTKVLRDMKVDAVPHGFRSTFRDWAAERTEHANELAEMALAHAVGSKVEAAYRRGDLFARRVALMNDWAVFCGLGR
- a CDS encoding DUF2274 domain-containing protein, with the protein product MTKLKLGPITETKPVKVTVELPADLHRDLAAYAEVLGRESGHPPTDPVRLIVPMLERFIATDRAFAKAKRGTAASGGRSS
- a CDS encoding helix-turn-helix domain-containing protein, yielding MTTLKVGIADPEEMKARTLRIARGEEKPSPGDPTVWFASTESFARILSAPNREMLRIIAEQAPDSLDELAALTDRAKSNLSRTLKTMIGYGLIRMERSGRKLAPKLIHDRVVLDLPLKESRKRTATAEGDRS
- a CDS encoding recombinase family protein; amino-acid sequence: MNAETPSVATRAALYLRVSTARQAEHDVSIPDQKRQGEAYCLSRGYQLIDTFVEPGATATNDRRPEFQRMIGAGTTKPAPFDIVVVHSFSRFFRDHFELEFYVRKLAKNGVKLVSITQEMGDDPMHVMMRQIMALFDEYQSKENGKHVMRALKENARQGFWNGALPPIGYRIVAAEQRGAKTKKKLEIDPLHADTVRLIYRLALEGNGTSGPMGVKAIVSHLNARRIFTRDGGRWGIGQLHRILTRRTYIGEHEFNKRSKTKELKPISEIVTVPVPPLIDLETFDAVQAHLKARNPKVTPPRVVSGPTLLTGICFCEKCGGAMTIRTGKGGRYRYYTCSIKARQGETGCSGRSIPMEKLDTIVASHIEDRLLQPDRLEEVLASVLDRRHERAERRQEHIAELNRRAAETDLRLKRLYDAIESGVADITDPALKDRIAGLKSLRDQAQVDAERAQAMLESSGNRAVTPATVRRFADVARQRIRIDGGGYRRDHLRAFAQRVEVGEAEVRIMGSKGELLRTLTAVSGGKSTAIGVPSLGLKWRRGCPNLSVAGLFSAFLTDSKLRDFRYLAFQGVSRHPTQSQILWRVCRRV